The DNA region TTTGGTAGAAATTATGATATGATCATGCTTATAATGCTTGAGGGGGAGGTGGATTGTCTGTCCTTGTCATTAAATTCACTGTCTGTAAATCACAAAACATGTATTTTGGTTGCCACTGCAACAATAACAtgtacctagccttttcctaaccatgttggggtcagcttccagtctgaccaaattcagctgagtaccagtgtttgaccaagagcgactgcctatctgatctcctcaacccagttacccgggcagccgTATACCTCTTGGcaagactggtgttagacttacaggcttctgactacccgtaacacgtgccaaggatgttaaatgaacTGAAAACTGAAATCACAAATACCCACCTATTTAGTTTCAATTTGAGTTGGCACATAACTGagaataaataatcattaagactttttacacaaataaagtAATTGTTATTACTGTATTTACCTATACTAAGTTTTGGCCATAATTTATCtatgcataaaaaatataaaatatgtatattagaaAGTCAAAGTTAGTTAcattaacacaataatttaactttataacacaAGAATTttaggttggttctttacctactaggACACCACAAGTTTTTTCTTAAATCCGTTAATTCTTTACAGCGATATCCGTCGGCTACATCCACTATCGTTACGTCTCTCAACTGTTCGAGAATGATCGCAACTTCTCGTACCTCTCCGAGTTAGAACGAGAGATGTCTTTCCGTACAGAGATGGGTTTCTACTATTCCTACTATAAAACCGTAGTGGAAGAACGTCCCTTTGTGGCGGGGATATCTAAACTGATGTACGATCGGTTGGTTGAGTATCCAAAAGATGTGAACGCTTTTAATCGGTTCAATATTCATCCCGaggtgagttttttttattttgtaatcttcTAGCTGTTCTGTGTGGTTTCACCCttgtttaaaactgctttaCACgcctggataaaatgtagcctataaatatatattataggCTTCCTCGATATCACTGGCTGAAAACCAGCACTGGGACTCTGTCTCGTTTCGGGttgcagcattatgctgagcgagggtgGTATTGCGCGCTTTAAGTCGCATATTTCCCCTTCAATTTGTTTTgctattttgtttatattttccatGTGTCTTATGTGCACAACATATAACACTGAATTAATTTCACTTCTCCAACATGGGAAAAGGCATATTATATATCTTACCTACCTCTAAAACTTTCCAGGTAATAATGGGAGCCCTATACCGCTACTTCGAGCCCTACCTCAACACTACAAAGTACAGGCAATGTCATATGGTGGACAGGGGCGAAGGCCTAGCGCCCGTAGAGAGCTGTGTGGGACTTGGGCAGCCAATATTCTTCTATTTGGAGGGTATTTGGTGGCTTGCGGGATTAACCGTCACTGCTTTGTTCTTACATGCCACTGCGTTGAGGTAAGAccgctatatatttttttaatatacctttatttcaggcaactaaggcccataaaaatctatacatataataaatctgcagaaaagtaatttttgtacattgaagaaattgacaaaaaaaatagccagtattttaaaggataactaacagaacccatttccatcatttttgtcatttttgtcatttttgtctgtttgtctgtttatctgtttgtttgttcgggattcacgtaaaatctacgaattaaatgcagacaatgcttatatacaaaaattctacgtaacttggggtattacttagtttttgtttcatcgaaatcgattcactctatcaaaagatatgattaattttgtgaattcaagatgtaaaatattacgacacgcagtctatttgtcaaaactgtacatttgaatgttgtacttatattagttgatcggcctattattaatctttatacagaaaatcacacctttataagtaacttcggaagaaaaaaaaaattaaaattttgtttagccaaggttaaagtagctccatctgtggtaaataaaatacatcaaatttgtcaaaggggcgaggtggtaaatgacaatattaccatacattctttatagaggattattatttcaacagatggagttgtgtattttccgtaattcaccatattttaacacgtagtgtaatttttcgatagacatttcaatagtgtttgtcagtgtgccacatcaaaatccaactataattattaccttgatgaaaagaaaattaatagttctcagccaaatttaaaacggtgccatcttaattatttttttaacattatgtcaaaaatgttgactttagtggaactattaattatcatttaaagttacagatggagttcatatcaggattttttcataaacatagtttaacttatcttccactaatgtggtggccttaaaacaaataactttgagtgagtagtattaagtagaccttaattattttttctgatgcaaaatatgtaaacttaatcctagaagaaatgaggatctatctctcgcgctgctaagcgtgaggtagaagcccagatacaaagagcagataagaaatgggagctttctctatttaataccatacacacgtaaaatgctttatgcgtctgaaaacgtacaaattacgcgccgcataccagagacaagtttactttcaacttctgatcgcaaatacactgttcacgattacgaacagtctcagtaagagccgagccaagtctaaaaaaacaccttttatataaaactacgtttgatgtcatttaatcacaaagacagaattgttctctgttgcaaatcctatccacctatatcctatcctaatccagaatgcattgcaggtgtgcattgcacaaaaaccaatggtatcctattcgagaagtcaaaagagttgacctgccaacgtcagcttctgcgctaagcaagtgttcttcatAGTACCATCAAaatacattcatcgttgaatgaggtgaataaattttcagaaaccacaataacagtaggagccaaagcgtattatcgcttcatagagctctgattggctccaggtgaccaagtcaggtctgatttattcgttcatcagatctttgaaagtgtttcggtggatacttactgtcgtcctgtttacgtgtgacacaaaatatggtatataaacgtcctccgcaagagcgaaattttcccggtgtgcggtagtgacgcacagtatacatcacttatgtttcttttgatttgctggctccaccaagaaatgacaaattgcgagcgtacattctgaaaatcttggcaaaactgcaggtttcaagtacgaacacatgaagtggactctcacagatacgtacattttgcctattcgtgaactaatgcaaacatttcggtggagtcccggcttaggccaccacattaggcgtgcgcgatcctcgggcgtgtgagtagcgcgggcgccgcgcgtgcgtcgcgagcgcgttgcgtgagcgtcgcgttttgctgccctgcggcatttgcagcgcgcctcgcgccgcgcgcacgcgccgctctccttgacgtttaactgctaaggcgtttagcgggcggcggggatagcgggcgaaggggtcagaacgcaactcgagcgccgcgtgctcgccgcgagcgcgtcgcttgcactcttcacacatgccgcagggcagcaaaacgagacgttcacgcagcgcgctcgcgactcccgcgctactcacacgcccgaggatcgcgcacgcctgatgtggggtcagccttaccatagtgagtaagtgaaactatcctaccctatgcacctgctgatgatgatgactcattttatcatccatccagctattccccaactatgttggtgttggcttccagtcaccgaatctgtttgagtaccaatattttgcttggagcgactacctatctacctatcttcaatccagtcaactacacaagacgatatccatggtaagactgacagactttctggcttctgattagtcgcagcagctgcagaaaatgtacaaatgacagctttgtcagacttaaagcatatagacatagattatagctgtttcctgtgaaaattacttacgcaccatacgtaataattttccaaattggctgactagatccagagatattcacaacgtcacaaactttacttcttttgtttagataaatggtcacatccacaacacaaccttgatcagtgaatctatgcgactgctaagtgctaatcctaattatactgtcacgtgaaagaatgcacctacgggataagtagtattttgactattatattgcccacgcagacgaagttgcgggcaacagctagtacaaattaaaaatacgtataaagCAGTATATAAAATTATCGCAATTAAAACAATGCTATGCTATAATGTTAAACTTAAATTTcgataaatatgtacataataaataaataaaactaataatgatTATGTTTGCTCACCCTAACGTCTcgctggataaaaagtaaagttaatGCTCAGACAGTCTATTGGGTATACATACATGGGTGCTAAATTTCATTGCAATGCCATTCAGTTATTATACATTGTTGAAAGGTCCTTCTAGGAGTTAGAAGAACTGTGTgttgctagggagtttgttgcgccacttcttcccagcaaaaacacgtagggtgggcgttttaggggccgtcttttgtaaatttttgacgttcagaaatgctgtcttgcagccaagtttgaataaattattatgattttgattttaaagtgTATATGTTTCAGTGAAAGCATACTAGGCGGGCTTTTGGCCGTAGCATCATACTTCGCAAACCACGCGGAATGTACCCGCGTGCAATGGGCTCCCAACCAGCGAGAGAACTTCGCAGCACCACTCCTGCTGCTGCAGACCTGGCTCGTCTCCATGCAGCTCAGGGACAGCCACAGGAGGACCACCTTCCAGTTGCAGGTCAGTTGCTTGGAACCTTAAGTAACATGAAACATCAAGTCTCTTATTGTTTGgtctcatcatctcccgagccttttcccaactatgttggggtcggcttccagtctaacaggatgctgctgagtaccagtattttacaaggagcgactgcctatctgtcctcctcaacccagttacccgagcaacccaataccccttggttacacTGGCATGCCTCATTATGGAATTTGAAAGTTCaccttatctatactaatattataaagctgaagagtttgtttgtttgtttgtttgaacgcgctaatctcaggaactactggtccgatttgagaatttctttcagtgttagatagccccgattagatagttatttttatcccggtacgggaagtagttcccacgggatgcgggtgaaaccgctggcagaagctagtgtatgtATAAAGTCAttaatttgaaaagtttttagttACATATTTTGTTCGTACACAGATGTTGAATTATGTCCGTGAAAACTTACATAActtgcaaacatttttttatttttattattgcattACATATAGTGAACTTATTTAAAACCTTATACCGTATATATAAGGACGACaattaaaaccaaaaactaaACTCTATTTTTCTCTTTCCAGGTCTCAATATTCATCCTGAACTGTCTATGCCTACTATTCTGGCAATTCAGTCAATTTATATTTCTCACTCAGACCgccatattttttgtaatggaACAATTTCGCGTCATAGACGTCAAAGCCCTTTGTATATTCTTACATTCTCACTTCTGCGGTTTACACATGGCAATACTTTTGTTACAAGGCAATGATATGCTAAAATCGTCCTTATATGCTTCGTTTTTCGTCATAGTGTCGGCTTACAGTTTGTTTTTTAGTTCTTTACGCATTAAGGTTCAAAATCGCGTGGATTTGTTCGTCGAGTTGTGGTTGATATGCCTAAGGATAGCTATAGTAATTTTCGCTGCTTTTTACCTAAAGAAGTTGATAAGTAATTTCTTAGAGGTGCAAGAGGATTCTCACGTATGGGATATATTGTTATCgaaattttcaaattataaatCTTTTCATACTTTGATTTATACATGTAGCGACGTTTTTGACTTTCTGCCGTTTAGcactataaaaaaacttttcaaatcgtTTTTGATACCTTTTGTGATTCTAAGCGTTCTGAACGTTTGTAATCGATGGATTTCTGACGCGGCGACTGAGTGTAGAAAAGAGATAGACGATCTAACGCCTACCATAGAGAAGGACGGAGAGATTTCTGACGAATCAGACTCGGGGATCGAGAATTCTGACACGAAACTGCGCAAAAGAAAAAACGTTACAGATTTGGACCTTATCGATAAGGAAATAAAGACTAAATTGGATTGTAAGAGTAATATTGAAAATGCTGATGTTGTGATcatgtttttaaaacatttgaaaGCGGAACCAGCTATATTCTATAACATATCACAGACTGTTGTCTATGGTGTCATGGCGGTCTTAGTGATGAGACTTAAAATGCTTTTTACGACGCAACTGTGTGTGTTGTCTGCGATCATGATGAATTCTAATTATTATGCGTgagtattttgatattttttttgtttttgatttttaagtCACTTTTCAACTATAATattgatattcataaaaattggtcagaataaaataaatgttaatagtAATATGGATATtcctgtaatttttttatgtggTGCCTCATGCCATTCTTACGTTGCGCGTACAGTagtttaaattatgtaaaagtaattaacttTTTCATTTAACATTTTGTCTTCTCTTCAATTAATTGGGATTTGAGACATATCCACTTCCTGCCGGGGCTGtaggattgttcgcgcgagttaccgcggcgctggtacataaagggcttaagaaggaacatggcgggttttagtcagtaagagtctgacactccctcacgctgcacccacttCGGGAGATTtcatggtttttattttggttttttaaATATCCACTTAAAAAACCTATTCTTTCTCTCAAGTTTCCTCAGTAggctatataaaaaaaaaaacagctagcTATATAAAGACTCTATTTATGTTCCAGCCTCCCGAAGAAATATAAGCGGTACTTACCATTCTTCTGGGCGGTTTGCATGTCGCCTCTAGTGCAGGATCTGTTCCACAGCGTCTCACAAGAGATGTCACATATTGGTAAGTAgaacaattgtttattatttgtttactatcttacATTAGACTTattttcgtgtttatttttattttattttattcaaaaggaaCTCCAAAGGATACACCTTAcatgcataattataaaaaagttatttatagatTTGTGCTCCTTCAGTTACAGGAGAACACATCATGCATACATCATCttcaaagttaaaattaaagaaagttaaacaatattaaattaaacaacacatgaatttacaaattaaattaaacatttgaaattaaaaattaaattaaatagtaaattaaacattaaagagaaacattaaaaaaaaaattaaacattaaaataataaaatattctaaaacacaaataatacaATGAAAAAGGTAACAATTAATAGGATAACTATAgagatcaataaaattaaaattattaacaatatttgGTGAATATGTGTGACCTGTCGATACGTCAACATAAAGCAGGGTCTGAAAATCGTGCCCGAATTAAACGTTTGAATTTAGCAAGATTGTTAGAAAAGATGTCTATGTCTATGTTCTTGGAATGAGTTCACAAAAACTACATTGTATGTACTGTGTTATACATATTAATAGATGATAGAGGAGTTAAGTTACCACGCTACCGCCTTGGGATATTCCTGTAATGATAGCTGTGTTTGtgaatccaaactaatattataaatgcgaaagtaactctgtctgtctgtctgtctttctgtctgtcttttcttcacgcctaaactactgaaccgatttgtgtgaaatttggtacagacatagtttgaaacttgagaaaggacataggatagtttttattacaaaaaataaaaataaaaaatacaatttattacggacatacagtgccatctattggtcaaatgtcgagctaattatgaattatgaattaatagttcctatgctccgtagatagatggcgttaatcgcgcaatggtgtcattacacgtgttcggttcatgttattgttttaattcatcggaaaatccatcagaaaaatgtaaataaacagtaaaaaggtgtaaaaaaattaatattaatataataaaagttttactacAAAGAAAATGCTCTAACGGAGTATAGATAATTCTATTAGTACTACGCGCAATGGTGTCGATCGTTACACGAGTTCGGTTCATGTTGTtttaatttggtacagacatagtttggaactcgagaaaggacataggatagtttttatcccaaaaatcctgcgggagcgggaacttctcaaaaatcccgcgagatcgggaactatgtgggtaaaaccaaaaatctgccggaagtcacaattccacgcgaacgaagtcgcgggcaaaagctagtaaataaataaataaaaaaaatagtacacGTCGtctcccgagctttttcccaactatgttggggtcggcttccagtctaaccgtatgcagctgagtacctagctttacaaggagcgactgcctatctgacctactgaAGCCGTttaacctacagtttaacgtgccctccgaaacacagtcattagtgtccaagatacaataagaaagtacatacaaacttagaaaatttgcattggtagTTGGTACTTGTCCGACCTAGAAgcgaacccacgcactcatatttgagaggttaGTTTTTTAACCACTAGCTAGGCTACCACAACTGTTTTGTCACCCTGTTGTGTGAAGGAAGTGTTTGTAAttaataacataggctatattttgtcccggaTCGGTAAGGAATTCCCCAAaggtgcgggtgaaaccgcggaaaacagctagtattcacacactatttttgtatattgctagagttaaatatttttactatattatttCAGGCGAATTCAGTGACATTAGCCAAGAACAGTTGATGGAGTGGATCCGAACCGAAACCCCAGCAGGAGCTGCCTTCGCAGGCTCCATGCCCATCCTAGCTACCATACTCCTCGTCACCCGCAGGCCTATAGTGGCACACCCGCACTACGAGCACCTGGACGCCAGGTAACTATCCGGCTAGCCCCTtcctttattattaatattttgccTCTTCCtagcaaaaataagaaaaacataggaagtggtgaagggcttGACTTTTCTCGAGAGGCTTTCCTTCGCCTTCAATCAGCCATTAGtctccaagatatacttagaaagtacatacaaacttagaacagATGCCCGACCAAAGTTAAAGTCTaaccatttatttcatttaggccttaaCAAGCActcatgaatgtcaaaaatataacttagtttgattctagttgcccattccaaaagtagcttcctatggagaagaacgggcaagaaactccatggttactctttcaAAAAATAATCGGTActacagtttgtatgtacctattgaTACATACAACAACAACTTGTGAAGATCGTGTTGAAtcacaaacaaagaaatatgaaaataaaatagaatcgaacccacactcatactcGAAACGTTGGTTTTTTACCCATTATTCCCAGCAAAGACGGATAGGCAGTGGAGAAGGACGGGCGTTTTTGGGGCTTCTTTTAATTACCTTCAAaaagcctactttgaataaatgaccttttatctttttatttttacgtacaaacttagaaaagttgcattggtacttgccggaccctctcatactcgagaggttgctttacctactaggccacTATGACTATGCGTAtgtatatttacttacttttcagACTGCTTTAAATAAATGACCTTTTGATTGTTACAGGCAGCGAGCGTATGCGGTACACAAAGTCTACGGCAGGTTTACTTCCCACGAGTTGTACCAGGAGCTGACGAAACTACAGGCTACCTATCTCGTCATAGAGAATAGATATTGCTACGGAAGGAGcacgtaagtatttatttatttaatcatttatgtacacacacgaAGAAGTAGAAGTAACATGAAATAGTACAAAGAGTACTCTTCCAGCCGACCCGCAGTAGGAGAGTTAGAAAATAGAGATGTAGACAGACTGTGTACTACTTTACACGCATCTTTGTGGGAAGTACTTTGTCTTTATTAACcactgacttcaaaaaaggaggttctcagtttgtaTTATTGATTGGCTGAAACGATTTTGATGCGATTTTCATTaaagtatttgtcagacttagatATAGACAAAAAACTATGACAAATGTGGTaggtacattaatttatttttttttaccaagtttttaataaataaataaaaatttatatcaaagtttacctttagttaagtgCCGTACACCAACAAACAGTCCCGATAAACCTATATgataatttcatcatcatcctccgagcctttttcccaatcatgttggggtcggcttccagtctaaccggattcagctgagtaccagtgctttactagTCGCAATATCTTTAAGTCGCGCTTACGATGGTGCCAGAATAATAGTGACCGAATTAAAATGGATATGTTGGCATCGCTTCATTCTAAGGGCGATTTCCGCGGTTTTTGGAAGTCCACAGATAAACTCTATAGTAGGCCGGGCCTGCCGGTGAGTGTCGGTGGCGTTGCTGATGTCACGGGGATTGCCGAATTATTCAGGCAGCATTTCGCTGTTTCGTCGCCATTGGGACCGTCACAGTTTTCAGGCAGTTCTGGTTGTAGTGGTCAGGAGTGCAGTGTTCGGTTTACGGCAAAGGATGTAAGACATGTCATTATGTCTATGTCAAGAGGCAAGTCTCCTGGCCACGATGACCTGAGTATTGAACATCTTAAGCATGCCAGTCCTCATCTGCCCAGAGTCTTAGCATTGTTATTCTCCTTGTGTATAGGACATGCGTATCTACCTGAACAGATGATGAGGACGGTGGTGGTACCAATCATAAAGAATAAAACCGGTGATGTTAGCGATAGGAATAATTATAGGCCTATATCTTTGGCGACGGTTATTTCAAAGGTGCTTGATAGTTTGCTTAACACTCAGCTGGataatcatttaaaaattcatGATAACCAGTTCGGTTTCAAAGCAGGATTATCTACAGAAACAGCAATATTGTGTTTGAAGCAAACTGTCAAGTACTACACTGATAGAAATACACCTGTCTTTGCTTGTTTCCTCGACTTATCGAAGGCATTTGACCTGGTTTGTTATGATCTACTGTGGCAAAAACTGAAGCAGTCGTCAGTGCCAGACGGTCTTATCCGTATATTTCAATACTGGTACAACAATCAGGTCAATGTTGTTCGGTGGTCGGGGGCCTACTCAGCTCCTTACAGGTTGGAGTGCGGCGTGAGGCAAGGGGGGTTGACCTCACCTAAGCTCTTCAACCTGTACGTTAATGAGTTGATAGAGACGCTCAGCAGCACGCATGTCGGTTGCCATGTTGGGGATGTGTGCTTGAATAATATCAGCTACGCTGACGACATGGTCCTGCTGAGCGCCTCTGTTTGTGGGTTGTCGAGGCTGATTGGCATTTGTGAAAAATATGCTAAGGAACATGGTTTGCTGTATAACGTCAGTAAAAGTGAGTGCATGGTCTTTCGGGCCAAGAGGTGTCCAGATTACTTAGCAGCAATTAAGCTCAATGGAGTCCTACTTAAGAAAGTTGATACTTTTAAATACCTGGGGCATATATTAACCTCTGACCTGAAAGACGGTGCAGATATTGAAAGGGAGCGTAGGGCGCTGTCTGTTCGTGCGAATATGATAGCCCGCAGATTTGCTCGGTGTACAAGGGACGTCAAAATAACCTTATTTAGAGCGTTTTGTACGTCCTTTTATACTGGCAGTCTGTGGATGGATTATACGCAGAAGCAGTACAGCGCTCTACGTGTCCAATACAATAACGCATTTAGGGTGCTCTTGGGGCTGCCTCGCTTCTGTAGCGCGTCAGGGATGTTTGCCGAGGCGCGTGTTGATTGTTTCCACACTATAATGCGCAAAAGGTGCACGTCCCTGGTGCGCAGGGTGCGAGGCAGCCGCAATAGTATTCTGAGAGCTTTTTCTGACCGATTTGACTGTCAGTACGTGAACCATTGCTGTATGGTTCATCTGctgaataa from Helicoverpa zea isolate HzStark_Cry1AcR chromosome 29, ilHelZeax1.1, whole genome shotgun sequence includes:
- the LOC124644214 gene encoding C-mannosyltransferase dpy-19; protein product: MEENKVETNAETAVRFSARKVAKFCVITVLAISVGYIHYRYVSQLFENDRNFSYLSELEREMSFRTEMGFYYSYYKTVVEERPFVAGISKLMYDRLVEYPKDVNAFNRFNIHPEVIMGALYRYFEPYLNTTKYRQCHMVDRGEGLAPVESCVGLGQPIFFYLEGIWWLAGLTVTALFLHATALSESILGGLLAVASYFANHAECTRVQWAPNQRENFAAPLLLLQTWLVSMQLRDSHRRTTFQLQVSIFILNCLCLLFWQFSQFIFLTQTAIFFVMEQFRVIDVKALCIFLHSHFCGLHMAILLLQGNDMLKSSLYASFFVIVSAYSLFFSSLRIKVQNRVDLFVELWLICLRIAIVIFAAFYLKKLISNFLEVQEDSHVWDILLSKFSNYKSFHTLIYTCSDVFDFLPFSTIKKLFKSFLIPFVILSVLNVCNRWISDAATECRKEIDDLTPTIEKDGEISDESDSGIENSDTKLRKRKNVTDLDLIDKEIKTKLDCKSNIENADVVIMFLKHLKAEPAIFYNISQTVVYGVMAVLVMRLKMLFTTQLCVLSAIMMNSNYYALPKKYKRYLPFFWAVCMSPLVQDLFHSVSQEMSHIGEFSDISQEQLMEWIRTETPAGAAFAGSMPILATILLVTRRPIVAHPHYEHLDARQRAYAVHKVYGRFTSHELYQELTKLQATYLVIENRYCYGRSTTGCSFRDIWDVEAPWLVGRAALCHTLLSEPVEHFYPVFRNEQYAVFNVHDYSVRYMPRSFDT